The Flavobacteriales bacterium genome includes a region encoding these proteins:
- a CDS encoding DUF4295 domain-containing protein: protein MAKKVVATLKTGTGRDWAKVIKAVKSPKTGAYTFKEEIIPTEAVKEYFK, encoded by the coding sequence ATGGCAAAGAAGGTAGTTGCAACACTTAAAACCGGAACAGGTAGAGATTGGGCTAAGGTTATCAAAGCTGTTAAGTCTCCAAAGACCGGTGCGTACACGTTTAAAGAAGAGATTATTCCTACCGAAGCGGTAAAGGAATATTTTAAATAA
- the rpmG gene encoding 50S ribosomal protein L33 — protein MAKKGNRVQVIMECTEHKTSGMPGTSRYITTKNKKNTTERLELKKYNPILKKVTVHKEIK, from the coding sequence ATGGCAAAGAAAGGAAACAGAGTTCAAGTGATAATGGAGTGCACAGAGCACAAAACGAGCGGTATGCCCGGCACTTCTCGCTACATTACCACCAAAAATAAAAAGAACACTACCGAGCGTTTGGAGTTGAAAAAATACAACCCCATTTTAAAGAAAGTAACCGTTCATAAAGAAATTAAATAA
- a CDS encoding 50S ribosomal protein L28 produces the protein MSRVCDLTGKKALKGNHVSHSNIKTKRRFYPNLHTKKFYIPEEDAWITLKVSTSALRTINKKGITACLDGFVKNGKI, from the coding sequence ATGTCGAGAGTATGTGATTTAACGGGAAAAAAGGCTTTGAAAGGCAACCATGTTTCCCATTCAAATATTAAAACAAAGCGAAGATTTTACCCAAATCTTCACACTAAAAAATTCTATATCCCAGAAGAAGATGCTTGGATTACATTAAAAGTATCTACTTCGGCTTTAAGAACTATTAACAAAAAAGGCATTACAGCTTGTTTAGACGGGTTTGTAAAAAACGGCAAAATATAA
- the gyrB gene encoding DNA topoisomerase (ATP-hydrolyzing) subunit B, giving the protein MSENKQQSSNYGADNIQVLEGLEAVRKRPAMYIGDVGLKGLHHLVYEVVDNSIDEALAGYCDTIKVFINEDNSITVEDNGRGIPVAMHAKEKRSALEVVMTVLHAGGKFDKDTYKVSGGLHGVGVSCVNALSTKLLATIKRDGHIYQQEYSIGKPVSGVDVIGDSDERGTTVSFWPDDSIFQNTVYNYETLASRLRELAYLNKGIRLILTDKREKEDNGEYLSTEFHSEGGLTEFVKFLDGTREALIPTPIYAEGEKSGVPVEIAFQYNGSYTENLHSYVNNINTIEGGTHVAGFRRALTRTLKSYAEKEGFFSKLKFEISGEDFREGLTGVISVKVAEPQFEGQTKTKLGNSEVMGAVDQAVGEMLLNYLEENPNQAKAIINKVVLAAQARHAARKAREMVQRKGAMSGAGLPGKLSDCSEKDPAACEIYLVEGDSAGGTAKQGRDRAFQAILPLRGKILNVEKALEHKIYDNEEIKNMFTALGVTMGTEEDEKELNIVKLRYHKIIIMTDADVDGSHIRTLILTLFFRYMKKLIDHGYIYIATPPLYQVKKGKEAVYTWSDNERDTEVKRLGGDRPDSVTVQRYKGLGEMNAEQLWETTMDPARRTLKRVTLDSAAEADRIFSMLMGDEVPPRREFIEAHARYAKIDV; this is encoded by the coding sequence ATGTCAGAAAACAAACAACAAAGCTCGAATTATGGAGCTGATAACATACAGGTTTTAGAGGGTCTTGAAGCGGTAAGAAAAAGACCTGCAATGTATATAGGCGATGTTGGCCTGAAGGGTTTGCATCACCTTGTTTATGAAGTGGTTGACAACAGCATTGACGAAGCTCTTGCAGGATATTGCGACACCATAAAGGTATTTATTAACGAAGACAACAGTATAACCGTTGAAGACAACGGTCGTGGGATTCCGGTGGCCATGCACGCTAAAGAAAAACGGTCAGCTTTAGAGGTTGTTATGACCGTGCTTCATGCCGGTGGTAAATTTGACAAAGACACATACAAAGTTTCCGGAGGTTTGCACGGTGTTGGGGTTAGTTGTGTTAATGCCCTATCTACCAAATTGTTGGCCACCATTAAACGCGACGGTCATATCTATCAACAAGAATACTCCATCGGAAAACCTGTTTCTGGTGTTGACGTTATTGGCGATTCTGACGAACGAGGCACAACGGTGAGTTTTTGGCCAGATGACTCCATTTTTCAAAACACCGTTTACAACTACGAAACGCTGGCTTCACGACTTCGAGAATTAGCGTATCTCAACAAAGGAATTCGGCTTATTTTGACCGATAAACGTGAAAAAGAAGATAATGGCGAATATCTCTCAACAGAATTTCATTCAGAAGGTGGTTTAACCGAATTTGTAAAATTTTTAGATGGAACCCGTGAGGCTCTTATTCCAACTCCAATTTACGCAGAGGGCGAAAAATCTGGCGTTCCGGTAGAAATTGCTTTTCAATACAACGGAAGCTACACGGAAAATTTACACTCTTATGTAAATAACATTAACACCATAGAGGGTGGAACACACGTAGCCGGATTTAGAAGAGCTTTGACAAGAACACTCAAATCGTATGCGGAGAAAGAAGGTTTCTTTTCTAAATTAAAATTTGAGATAAGTGGGGAAGACTTTAGAGAAGGTTTAACAGGAGTTATTTCTGTAAAAGTAGCCGAACCACAATTTGAGGGTCAAACAAAAACAAAACTTGGCAATAGCGAGGTAATGGGTGCTGTTGATCAGGCTGTGGGTGAAATGCTGCTCAACTATTTGGAAGAAAATCCGAATCAGGCAAAAGCCATTATAAACAAAGTGGTTTTGGCGGCTCAAGCCCGCCATGCAGCACGAAAAGCCCGCGAAATGGTGCAACGAAAAGGTGCTATGAGCGGAGCCGGTTTGCCCGGAAAACTTTCTGACTGCTCGGAAAAAGATCCGGCGGCATGTGAAATATATTTGGTAGAGGGCGACTCGGCAGGGGGAACGGCAAAACAAGGCCGAGACAGAGCTTTTCAAGCCATTTTGCCCCTTCGAGGTAAAATTTTAAACGTGGAAAAAGCCCTCGAACACAAAATATATGACAACGAAGAAATAAAAAACATGTTTACAGCTCTTGGTGTAACCATGGGTACAGAAGAAGACGAAAAAGAACTCAACATCGTAAAACTCCGTTATCACAAAATAATAATCATGACGGATGCGGATGTTGACGGAAGCCATATTAGAACGTTGATTCTTACACTGTTTTTCAGATACATGAAAAAACTGATAGACCACGGATATATATACATTGCCACTCCACCCCTTTATCAAGTAAAAAAGGGAAAAGAAGCCGTTTATACCTGGAGCGACAACGAGCGAGACACGGAGGTAAAGAGATTGGGCGGGGATAGACCCGATAGCGTTACGGTGCAACGATACAAAGGTTTGGGAGAGATGAACGCTGAGCAGTTGTGGGAAACAACCATGGATCCTGCTCGCAGAACTCTAAAACGAGTTACGCTTGATAGTGCTGCAGAAGCCGACAGAATTTTCTCAATGCTGATGGGCGACGAAGTGCCACCCCGAAGAGAATTTATTGAGGCACATGCACGCTACGCAAAGATTGATGTGTAA
- a CDS encoding asparaginase, translated as MKNTRIFILYTGGTIGMAPQNQEDPASPLTPQNWKQLQRFMPAIKPNGYFSKTKNIEFEYHSFSQLLDSSQFNIGHWQQMATEIERRYNDFDGFIIIHGTDTMAYTASALSFVFENLTKPIVLTGSQLPISHTRTDAVTNFSNAIHIAASSAFGLPVINEVSICFNDKVFRGNRCTKASTNDFEGFTSPNYPALAELEESIKVNTKSLWQNGREKFNCNSNFNPNVLVLTLFPGIRTDLLTKLVEDSDVDGIIIKTFGSGNAPCSPQFLDVLKNAKDQGTFVMFITQCLQGSVHLGKYAASNIFKEIGVISGYDITTEAALSKMMWVLAQKITKKEQEKLLLSNIRGEITI; from the coding sequence GTGAAAAATACCCGCATTTTTATTTTATACACAGGCGGAACCATCGGCATGGCACCTCAAAATCAGGAAGACCCCGCAAGCCCGCTAACACCTCAAAACTGGAAGCAACTTCAGCGTTTTATGCCTGCCATAAAACCAAACGGTTATTTTTCAAAAACCAAGAATATCGAATTTGAATACCACTCATTTTCGCAACTGCTCGATTCTTCTCAATTTAACATTGGGCATTGGCAGCAAATGGCTACTGAAATTGAACGCAGATACAATGATTTTGATGGTTTCATAATTATACACGGCACAGACACAATGGCCTACACGGCCTCTGCACTCAGTTTTGTTTTCGAAAATCTGACAAAACCCATTGTGCTTACAGGTTCGCAACTCCCTATTTCTCACACCAGAACAGATGCGGTAACCAATTTTAGCAACGCCATCCATATTGCAGCTTCTTCCGCTTTCGGACTACCCGTAATTAATGAAGTTTCAATTTGTTTTAACGACAAAGTTTTTAGAGGAAACAGATGCACAAAAGCCAGCACCAACGATTTTGAAGGTTTCACATCGCCAAACTATCCTGCATTGGCAGAGCTTGAAGAAAGCATAAAGGTAAACACCAAATCATTGTGGCAAAATGGCAGAGAAAAATTTAACTGCAATTCAAACTTCAACCCAAATGTGTTGGTTTTGACTCTTTTTCCGGGAATAAGAACCGACCTTTTGACAAAATTGGTTGAAGACTCCGATGTGGATGGAATCATTATTAAAACGTTTGGCAGCGGCAACGCCCCGTGTTCGCCCCAGTTTTTAGATGTTCTAAAAAATGCTAAAGACCAAGGCACTTTTGTAATGTTCATTACTCAATGTTTGCAAGGGTCTGTTCATTTGGGCAAATATGCAGCCAGCAACATTTTTAAAGAAATTGGTGTAATATCAGGCTACGACATTACCACCGAAGCTGCCCTATCCAAAATGATGTGGGTTTTGGCCCAAAAAATTACCAAAAAAGAGCAAGAAAAACTTCTGCTTTCCAATATCAGAGGAGAAATAACCATATAA
- a CDS encoding aspartate carbamoyltransferase catalytic subunit, translating into MTRLSTKHLLGIKDLTAHDINLIFETADNFKKILARPIKKVPSLRDITIANVFFENSTRTKISFELAEKRLSADIVNFASSSSSVSKGETLIDTVNNILSMKVDMVVMRHPAPGAAQFLAKNVDAQIVNAGDGTHEHPTQALLDAYSIREKMGSLKGKKVVIVGDILHSRVALSNIYCLKKLGAEVAVCGPPTLIPKHIDSLGVKVEYDLQKAIDWCDVANMLRIQLERQDTKYFPSLREYSMQYGLTMRHLEKLKKEIIILHPGPINRGVEISSEVADSDYSIILNQVENGVAIRMSVLYLLAAQRN; encoded by the coding sequence ATGACAAGGCTCTCGACAAAACATTTATTGGGTATAAAAGACCTGACTGCTCATGACATAAACCTCATTTTTGAGACAGCAGATAATTTTAAGAAAATTTTAGCCCGACCCATAAAAAAAGTTCCTTCCCTTCGCGATATTACCATTGCCAATGTGTTTTTTGAAAACTCAACAAGAACAAAAATTTCGTTTGAACTTGCCGAAAAAAGGTTGTCGGCAGATATTGTCAACTTTGCCAGTTCGTCTTCATCTGTATCAAAAGGCGAAACACTGATTGACACCGTAAACAATATTCTCTCCATGAAAGTGGACATGGTGGTAATGCGGCATCCTGCACCGGGGGCGGCTCAATTTTTAGCTAAAAATGTAGATGCTCAAATTGTAAATGCGGGAGACGGAACACACGAACATCCAACGCAGGCCTTGTTAGATGCATACTCCATTCGTGAAAAAATGGGTAGTTTGAAGGGCAAAAAAGTGGTTATAGTCGGCGATATTCTTCACAGTCGTGTGGCACTTTCAAATATCTACTGCCTCAAAAAGTTGGGAGCCGAAGTAGCCGTTTGTGGGCCTCCTACCTTAATTCCAAAGCACATCGACAGCTTGGGGGTAAAAGTAGAATATGACCTACAAAAAGCCATTGATTGGTGCGATGTTGCCAATATGCTCCGCATTCAATTAGAACGGCAGGACACAAAATATTTCCCGAGTTTAAGAGAATACAGTATGCAATATGGCCTTACCATGCGGCATTTGGAGAAATTAAAAAAGGAAATTATTATACTTCATCCGGGTCCAATAAACCGTGGCGTAGAGATTAGCTCAGAAGTGGCCGACTCTGATTATTCTATCATACTTAATCAGGTAGAAAATGGGGTGGCCATTCGTATGTCGGTTCTATATTTATTGGCGGCTCAAAGAAATTAA
- the pyrR gene encoding bifunctional pyr operon transcriptional regulator/uracil phosphoribosyltransferase PyrR, giving the protein MLKRLLIESTQLEFVLHRMAMELYENHTLFEHSAIIGLQPRGSALARKIRQILTDDFGIKNIRYGELDSTFYRDDFRRSEKILLPNTMEIEFSIEGLHIILVDDVLYTGRSVRAALNALSDFGRPAKTELLTLIDRRFKRELPIQPDYVGLNVDSRANDKVIVDLVNEQKVWIETEKK; this is encoded by the coding sequence ATGTTGAAAAGGCTACTCATAGAAAGCACCCAATTGGAGTTTGTTCTGCACCGCATGGCTATGGAATTGTACGAAAATCACACACTTTTCGAACACTCTGCCATTATTGGATTGCAGCCTCGCGGCAGTGCGTTGGCACGAAAAATTAGACAAATTTTAACGGATGATTTCGGAATAAAAAATATTAGATACGGTGAGTTAGACAGTACATTTTATCGAGATGATTTTAGAAGAAGCGAAAAAATATTGCTTCCCAATACCATGGAAATTGAATTTTCTATTGAAGGCTTGCATATTATTTTAGTAGATGATGTGCTCTATACTGGCAGGTCGGTGCGAGCCGCCTTGAACGCTCTTTCTGATTTTGGGCGACCTGCCAAAACAGAGCTTTTAACCCTTATCGACCGAAGATTTAAAAGAGAACTACCCATTCAGCCAGATTATGTTGGACTTAATGTAGATAGCAGAGCCAACGATAAAGTAATTGTGGATTTAGTGAACGAACAAAAAGTTTGGATAGAAACCGAAAAGAAATGA
- a CDS encoding EVE domain-containing protein, translating into MNYWLIKSEPHKYSWEQFEKDGKTFWDGVRNYAARNNMRDMKLGDQCLFYHSNEGKEIVGIAEVERESYPDPTINDETWVAVDVKPIQKLSKTITLSEIKEHPVLKSMEMVRLNRLSVSKVTKKEFDLIKKLGS; encoded by the coding sequence ATGAATTATTGGCTTATTAAATCTGAACCTCACAAATACAGTTGGGAGCAGTTTGAAAAAGACGGAAAAACATTTTGGGACGGTGTGCGAAACTATGCCGCTCGCAACAATATGCGTGATATGAAATTGGGCGATCAATGTTTGTTTTACCACAGCAATGAAGGAAAAGAAATTGTAGGTATTGCTGAGGTTGAAAGAGAAAGCTATCCAGACCCAACCATAAACGACGAAACATGGGTGGCCGTTGATGTAAAACCAATTCAAAAATTATCAAAAACAATAACCCTATCAGAAATAAAAGAACATCCGGTACTCAAAAGCATGGAAATGGTTCGGCTCAACCGGCTATCCGTTTCTAAAGTAACGAAAAAAGAATTTGACCTTATTAAAAAACTGGGAAGTTAA
- the rpsA gene encoding 30S ribosomal protein S1, which produces MNDNPVHDANAFDWSMDKEGFGQYDDSNKNELMGLYSQTFNTIEAGSIIKGKVVSMTKKYVVVDVNFKSDGLVGRTEFKNQPDLKVGDEVEVYVVETEDALGQLVLSRRKALAETSWDMVTKAQETGEIVRGLVKSRTKGGLVVDVNGLDAFLPGSQIDVKPIRDYDQYVGQTMEFKVVKINEAFKNVVISHKALIEDDIEAQKGEILSRLEKGQVLEGVVKNMTSFGVFIDLGGLDGLLHITDVSWGRINHPEEVLQLDQKINVVVLDFDDDKKRISLGLKQLTPHPWADLSADIQVGSKVKGKVVTVADYGAFIEVAPGIEGLVHVSEMSWSQHLRTPQDFMQVGDEVEAVVLTLEKDEHKMSLGIKQLTPDPWENIEAKYPIESKHKGVVRNLTNYGLFVELEEGVDGLVHVSDLSWSKKIKHPAEFTKKGEELEVIVLEIDRENRRLSLGHKQLDENPWDTFESIFTEGSEHEGTVTEMTDKGATIALPYGVEGFAPNKHIKKEDKTSVKVDEVLNFRIIEFNKDQKRIIVSHTDIWKEQERARIDGDDEAKKKSAKQASKMVKKLNKSNDVSTLGELDGLAELKAKMEAENRKSAEAKLAKMEKEKSDKVSSDEPAPKKEKAAKSNTGADDMKKLAGVGPALEKKIHEAGYTTYAQLAALNADQIVELETTIGKADAFSKNGWSEQLKEFLAN; this is translated from the coding sequence ATTAACGACAATCCGGTTCACGATGCTAATGCATTTGATTGGTCTATGGACAAAGAAGGCTTTGGACAGTATGACGATTCTAACAAAAATGAATTGATGGGATTGTATTCTCAAACGTTCAACACCATCGAAGCTGGTTCAATCATTAAAGGTAAAGTTGTGTCAATGACCAAAAAATACGTGGTTGTTGATGTTAACTTTAAATCGGATGGTTTGGTTGGTAGAACAGAGTTCAAAAACCAACCTGATTTAAAAGTTGGCGATGAGGTTGAAGTTTATGTAGTGGAAACAGAAGATGCTCTTGGTCAATTAGTTCTTTCAAGAAGAAAAGCATTAGCTGAAACTTCTTGGGATATGGTTACCAAAGCTCAAGAAACCGGCGAAATTGTTCGAGGTTTAGTAAAATCTAGAACCAAAGGTGGTTTGGTAGTTGATGTTAACGGACTTGACGCATTCTTGCCAGGTTCTCAAATCGACGTTAAACCAATTCGCGACTACGACCAATACGTTGGTCAAACAATGGAATTTAAGGTTGTTAAGATTAACGAAGCCTTCAAAAACGTTGTTATTTCGCACAAAGCTCTTATCGAAGATGATATTGAAGCCCAAAAAGGAGAAATCCTTTCAAGACTTGAAAAAGGTCAAGTGCTTGAAGGTGTTGTTAAAAACATGACTTCTTTTGGTGTGTTCATCGACCTTGGTGGTTTAGACGGATTGCTTCACATTACTGACGTATCTTGGGGCAGAATCAACCATCCGGAAGAAGTATTGCAACTTGACCAAAAAATCAACGTTGTGGTGCTTGACTTCGATGACGATAAAAAACGAATTTCTCTTGGCTTAAAACAACTTACTCCTCACCCATGGGCTGATTTGAGTGCCGACATTCAAGTTGGGTCTAAAGTAAAAGGTAAAGTAGTTACTGTGGCCGATTACGGTGCATTTATCGAAGTTGCTCCGGGTATAGAAGGTTTAGTTCACGTTTCAGAAATGTCTTGGTCTCAACATTTGAGAACACCTCAAGACTTTATGCAAGTGGGCGATGAAGTAGAAGCTGTGGTGCTTACTCTTGAAAAAGATGAACACAAAATGTCTCTTGGCATAAAACAACTTACTCCTGACCCATGGGAAAACATCGAAGCTAAATATCCAATTGAAAGCAAACACAAAGGTGTGGTTAGAAATCTTACCAACTACGGTTTGTTTGTAGAATTGGAAGAAGGTGTTGATGGCTTAGTACACGTAAGTGATTTGAGCTGGAGCAAAAAAATTAAGCATCCTGCCGAGTTTACTAAAAAAGGAGAAGAGTTAGAGGTTATCGTTCTTGAAATAGACCGCGAAAACAGACGTTTGAGCCTTGGTCATAAACAATTGGACGAAAATCCTTGGGATACATTTGAAAGCATTTTCACCGAAGGTTCGGAACACGAAGGAACTGTTACTGAAATGACCGACAAGGGTGCTACCATTGCTCTTCCTTATGGTGTAGAAGGTTTTGCTCCTAATAAACACATCAAAAAAGAAGATAAAACTTCGGTAAAAGTTGATGAGGTTTTGAATTTCAGAATCATTGAGTTCAACAAAGATCAAAAAAGAATCATTGTTTCTCATACCGATATTTGGAAAGAGCAAGAAAGAGCCCGCATTGACGGCGATGATGAGGCCAAGAAAAAATCAGCAAAACAAGCCAGCAAAATGGTTAAGAAACTGAACAAGTCTAACGACGTTTCTACCCTCGGCGAGCTTGACGGTTTAGCAGAACTTAAAGCCAAGATGGAAGCAGAAAACAGAAAATCTGCCGAAGCAAAATTGGCTAAAATGGAAAAGGAAAAATCAGACAAAGTTTCTTCTGATGAGCCTGCTCCAAAAAAAGAAAAAGCAGCTAAATCTAACACTGGTGCTGATGATATGAAAAAATTGGCCGGTGTTGGCCCTGCATTGGAGAAAAAAATCCATGAAGCGGGTTATACAACTTATGCCCAGTTGGCAGCTTTAAACGCTGATCAAATAGTGGAATTAGAAACCACCATTGGCAAAGCTGACGCTTTCTCGAAAAATGGCTGGTCAGAGCAACTTAAAGAGTTCTTAGCAAATTAA
- a CDS encoding T9SS type A sorting domain-containing protein — MKKHLIAFLSGTVLMGVNVFAQTPAVKGVQWNEQTSKIKIVNLDQHGSVLNNVGEVSIQNGQKYLANSLYNNQSSGMLTFVTETNDPTLRFAVHPGAQQIVFANAQNGEVIKTVPINASIMTSFAIGEKNRMGFITEEGNFNPYGNNNEDISMVVFDMNTGGLTGKIKLSSLSITSGVNAPFVGNVTPVDGNGLAQDVSLSNVCYVHKTQMLYFASKDVTGTNKLFKINAASNVIESQTTIDYDILDFVYDNTKDNLKVLFVEKSGEESILKIGEMSLKTHEITAQNEVVNLGGVKIINDGFVKIDAQNEFIFVGKMINGKMNVYTFGSDLNLVSQVTNQNTDRLDFEFPYSFQNSATIADGVISMYPNPATSEVTVESDLTTVTNVKIMNMLGEVVRVIEVQSGLRANTISVDGLVPGAYTLSIESDKSVTENKTLIIQ; from the coding sequence ATGAAGAAGCATCTAATAGCATTTTTGTCAGGAACAGTTTTGATGGGGGTAAATGTTTTTGCCCAAACACCTGCGGTAAAAGGGGTTCAGTGGAATGAACAAACATCGAAGATTAAGATAGTAAATTTAGATCAGCATGGGAGTGTCCTGAACAATGTAGGCGAGGTTTCTATCCAAAATGGTCAGAAATACTTGGCTAATTCTCTTTATAATAATCAATCATCCGGTATGTTGACGTTTGTTACAGAGACGAACGACCCAACTTTGAGGTTTGCTGTTCACCCAGGAGCTCAGCAAATTGTGTTTGCAAACGCTCAAAACGGAGAGGTAATAAAGACAGTGCCTATTAACGCTTCTATAATGACATCTTTTGCCATTGGCGAGAAAAATAGAATGGGCTTTATCACAGAGGAAGGCAATTTTAATCCCTACGGAAACAACAATGAAGATATTTCAATGGTGGTTTTTGATATGAACACTGGAGGTTTAACGGGGAAAATTAAACTTTCATCTCTTTCCATTACCAGCGGTGTAAACGCTCCTTTTGTGGGCAATGTGACCCCCGTTGATGGCAACGGATTGGCTCAGGATGTATCTTTGAGTAATGTGTGCTATGTTCATAAAACCCAAATGCTTTATTTTGCTTCTAAAGACGTTACTGGCACCAATAAACTATTCAAAATAAATGCCGCCTCGAATGTTATTGAAAGTCAAACAACTATTGATTATGACATTCTGGATTTTGTATATGACAATACAAAAGACAATCTGAAGGTGTTGTTTGTAGAAAAAAGTGGAGAAGAGTCCATCCTTAAAATAGGGGAGATGAGTTTGAAAACACACGAAATTACTGCCCAAAATGAGGTTGTAAATTTAGGTGGAGTGAAAATCATCAATGATGGATTTGTGAAAATTGACGCTCAAAATGAGTTCATCTTTGTTGGTAAAATGATTAACGGCAAAATGAATGTTTATACCTTTGGAAGTGATTTGAATCTTGTTTCGCAGGTAACCAATCAAAATACAGATAGACTTGATTTTGAGTTTCCCTATTCCTTTCAAAATTCTGCTACCATTGCGGATGGCGTGATAAGCATGTACCCTAATCCTGCTACCTCTGAGGTAACAGTAGAATCAGATTTGACAACCGTAACAAATGTTAAAATTATGAACATGCTTGGTGAGGTTGTTAGAGTAATAGAAGTTCAGTCAGGATTGCGAGCAAACACCATTAGCGTTGATGGATTAGTTCCAGGAGCATACACTCTATCTATCGAGTCTGATAAATCTGTTACTGAAAACAAAACTCTTATCATACAGTAA
- a CDS encoding c-type cytochrome, with protein MNQLIDTRYLKYLKHFLILLSVFAVGGFMSGCGPEPPPEIIGPGSKADTALVERTDLPPLRIPADNPLTLAGVDLGRHLFYDPMLSGDGTQACGTCHNQKFAFTDNGNPVSQGIRGSFGKRNAMTIFNLMWVDSFFWDSRAKTLRQLATMPIENPIEMDARIPDVLVKLNNSAMYRQKFKDAFNTDTILKEHLEKALEQFLLSITSDNSKFDRSNRGEVELTSAELKGFNALKIKGCFNCHSTSLLIDNKSHNTALDPYPKDSGKMGFTKLTKDKFSFKTPSLRNIMVTAPYMHDGRFMTIDEVIRFYEEVGNNLNTSNNSNAPRDLMTIAPRNRITEEEMADIKAFLNTLTDEKFLNNPKYSDPF; from the coding sequence ATGAATCAACTGATAGATACGAGATACTTGAAATATCTAAAACATTTTCTTATACTGCTGTCGGTATTTGCAGTTGGTGGGTTTATGAGTGGTTGTGGCCCCGAACCACCGCCAGAAATTATTGGCCCCGGCAGCAAAGCCGATACCGCACTGGTGGAACGAACAGATTTGCCACCTTTACGAATTCCGGCAGACAACCCCCTTACATTGGCCGGAGTTGACTTAGGAAGACATTTGTTTTACGACCCAATGCTAAGTGGAGATGGCACTCAAGCCTGTGGAACATGCCACAATCAAAAATTTGCTTTTACGGATAATGGCAATCCTGTGAGTCAGGGAATAAGAGGTAGTTTCGGAAAGCGTAATGCAATGACTATCTTTAATTTAATGTGGGTAGATAGCTTTTTCTGGGACAGCCGAGCAAAAACCTTACGACAATTAGCTACGATGCCCATTGAAAATCCCATAGAAATGGATGCACGGATACCTGATGTTTTAGTGAAACTAAACAACTCGGCCATGTATCGGCAAAAATTTAAAGACGCATTTAATACAGACACAATTTTAAAAGAGCATTTAGAGAAAGCACTCGAGCAGTTTTTGTTAAGCATTACCTCTGACAATTCAAAATTTGATAGATCAAATAGAGGAGAAGTAGAACTTACAAGTGCAGAACTAAAAGGTTTCAACGCATTAAAAATAAAAGGGTGTTTTAATTGCCATTCAACATCACTTTTAATTGACAATAAATCGCACAACACGGCTCTGGATCCATACCCTAAGGATTCGGGTAAAATGGGTTTTACAAAACTTACAAAAGATAAATTTAGCTTTAAAACGCCTTCATTAAGAAATATTATGGTGACCGCTCCGTATATGCATGATGGTCGTTTTATGACCATTGACGAGGTAATTCGGTTTTATGAAGAGGTGGGTAATAATCTGAATACTTCCAACAACTCTAATGCACCCAGAGACTTAATGACCATTGCTCCTCGAAACAGAATAACTGAGGAGGAAATGGCCGACATCAAAGCATTTTTGAATACGCTTACAGACGAAAAATTTCTGAATAATCCTAAGTATTCGGATCCATTCTGA